The DNA segment GTCAGATGAGACGATCGCTGTTGTTCATGATGCTCGCCGGCGTCGCGGCGCTGGTGGCTGCACTGGTCGTCTACTCGGCGCTCAAGCGGCGCGAGCGCGAAGTCCAGGAGGCGATGGCGCAGTCGGTCAACGTGGTGGTGGCTGCGCACGATCTCCATATCGGCACCAAGCTTGATCCGGCGGCGGTCAAGCTCACCCGGTGGTCACGCGACAGCGTGCCGCCTGGCGCGTTCACTGACGTTTCCGCGGTGATCGGCAAGTTCACCAAAACGCCCTTCGTCGAGAACGAGCCGATCGTCGGCAACCGCCTGTTCACAGGCGTGAAGACTGCGGGCGTGATGCCACTATTGATCCCGCCGGGGATGCGCGCGATGTCGGTGCCGGTGGACGAAGTCAGTGACATCGCGGGCTTCGTTCTGCCCGGCGCGCATGTCGATGTCCTCGTGGCGCTCCAGGATCCGGCCACCAACAACCAGCCTTTCTCCAAGATCGTTCTGCAAAACGTCGAAACGCTGGCGGTGGCGCAGGAGATCGAACAGGGCAAGGACGAGCCGAAAGTGGTCAAGGTTGTCACCTTGCTGGTCACGCCGGAGGAAGCCGAGCGATTGGCTCTGGCCAGCCGCGAGGGCAATCTGCGTCTGGCGCTGCGCAACTACGAAGACACCAAGGTTGTGATGACCAACGGCGCCAACGTGCCGGCCTTGCTGCGCGGCACCAATGCGCCGCCGCTGATTGCGCAGCAGGCGCCTGCAGTGTCACGTGTCGCTGCGCCGCGCCATGCGCGTCCCAAGGCGGTCAAGATCGAAATTCTGCGCGATGGCAACAAGAGCGAATCGATTTCCTTCGTGCACGGCCGCAGCGCGCGTAACGCGTCAAGCCTGAACAACACCACCGTGGGCTCGGCCGCCGCAGAGTTCGAAACGGCCGGGATCGAGGCGGCGACTCCCGCGGTTGAATCGCGGCCGGCGGCGGCAGTAGCGGCCACTGGCGCGCGCCCATCCGCCGGCGCGCCCCGCGGCCGTGCGGCCTCGCCGTCGGACAGCGTGGGCTTTGCTTCGAGTGCGCCAGGCGCGATTCCATTCGCCTCGGAGCCTAATTCGAAGACTATCGACGTTCCGTGAGTCAGGGGGAGGATGGGACGATGGTCAAAGCAATAAAAGAAAGCGCGCGCGCCGCGCGCGCTTCGTACGGTACCGCTTTTCCGCGCCGCCTGCTGGTTGCAGCTGCGGCTGTGGCGGCACTGATGGTGGCCGGGCGGCCGGCGGTGGCCGCCTCGCATCGCAAAGTCTCGGTGGCGCTCAACGCGGGGGAGAGCTACACGATTGACAATATCGCCAAGGACTCGACCCCGGGCGTCAAGGTGCTCGACAATCCGCACGCGATGGTGGTCAACAGCGACGCGCCGGGCAAAATGGTCCTGCTCGGCGCCGAGCCGGGCGCCTGGAACATCGACGTTACGCTCGCTGACGGCGACAAGGTCACCTACGCAGTCGATGTTAAAGCGCTCGCCAAGCCCGCGGCGGCCGCCGCACATGCGGATTCGGCGCCTACGGCGGGCGAAGGCTCGTCGCGGCCAGAAACCGCGACGGCCGCTCCCATAGCCAAGCCAGGCGACGTCGGAAGCGGCTCGGTGGCGGGGACCCACGCTGCGATGGCGGCCAGTGCCGCAGCCAAGACCTCGCCGACGGGCGCTGATTCCGCTTCGGGCTCGACGGCGAGCGCGTCGGGCGCGCCCACGGATTCCTCCGCGGCCGCCGCACCGTCGAGCACGGTCGAACCGGTGAAAGTGGCTTCAGCCGCGCCCGTAGCGCCCATGGCCAGCGACGCCTCGGCGGATTCTCGAACCCCGGGTACGGCGCCCAAGCCTGCGGCGGGCGCCACGGCGCTTGCGGCGGCATCCGCACCCAGCGCCGATCCGTCGGCGGCTGGCACGAGCGCACCGGCCGCGCGGGCTGAGGCGGGCGCCACCATGGCGCCCAGCCAGACGGTAGCCGCAGTGCAGGCGCCGATCGAGAAATTCAGCACCAATCCGCCGGCGGTGATCCCGCCTCCGCTACCGCCCTCGGGCGAGAAGCACTTTTTGCCTGACGAAGGCATCGACATGATGGTGGGAACGTCGGAGGTGGTGGATTTTCCGACCCGCATTCGGCGCGTCTCGGTAGCCGACAGCAAAGTCGCCGACATCCAGGTGATCAACCCCTACGAACTCAACCTGGTCGGCCATCAGCCCGGGTTCACTACGCTGGCGGTGTGGGACACGCAGGGCCGCTACGTCGAGCGTCAGATTCGCGTCGACGCCAGCGGCAAGCAGCAAGTGCTGCTCAACGTGATCGTGGCCGAGATCAACCGCTCGAACACCGAGGCCTTCGGGATCAACTTCTCCTTTGCGCTGCCGCGATGGAACGTTTCGTTCGTCAACATGGTCGGCGGTGTGGCGACCCCGTACACCGCGACCAGCCCACTGACCGCTAACGCGCTGATCTCGTCCAATCCGCCGGTGACGGTTTCCTCGAGCGCGAACGGCACGCTGCCCGCGGAAGGTACGATCATTCCGTTGTTGCTCTCGCAGAACCTGACCTACGGCTTGGCGGCGTCCAACGACAACATCAACACCCAGAGCTTCTTCCAGTTCCTTGAAACCCATCAACTGGCTAGAATCCTGGCCGAGCCGCATTTGCTGGCGAACTCGGGCGAGAAGGCCGAGTTCCTCTCGGGTGGCGAGATTCCGATCGTGATCGCCCAGGCGCTCAACACCTCGATCGTTTTCAAGCAGTTCGGTACTTCGGTAGCATTCGTGCCGACGGTGGTCGGCCAGGATGACATCGAGCTGAAGGTCAAGCCCGAGGTTTCCGAGCCCGACTTCGCGCACGGCGTGCAGCTGTTCGGCTTTTCAATCCCGGCCTTCATCACACGGCGCGCGGAGACGATGGTACGGCTGAAGAACAACCAGACCCTGATTATCGCCGGTCTGCTGCTCAACGAGAAGCGCGAGCAGGTCAACAAGGTGCCCTACCTCGGCGATATTCCGCTCGTGCGGGGGCTGTTCCGCAATACGGCCTACAGCAACACCAACACCGACCTGGTCATGACGGTGACTCCACAGTTGGTGGCACCGGTGCCCGCCAACGGCCAGGTGGTGTTGCCCACCGACCGTGGTCCGCTCACTGACAGTGAAGTCCAGACGAGGAGGGTTTATCCGCCCAGTGCCGCCCGCCCGCGCTTCTAACAAGGGAGTGGTGCATTCTGGGAGCAACCTGTGGCAGTGCTAGGCCGAAAGACCGAAGGGCGCAAGGGTGCGCTGCGCGTCCTGCTGATCGGCGAGGACGAGGAACGGCGAGCCGAAGTTACCAGCGCCTTGGAGGCGCTCGGCGGCGACCCGCCGCTGGAAATTTACGCCGCCTCGCCGGCGGCGGGTTCCGAGAGCAGCAACGGAACCGCGCCTGCGGACGTCACGATGGTGGTGTTCAACGGCAACGAAGAGGCGTCGTTGAACTATCTTCAGAAGGAGGCCGAGCGCTCGCCGCGGCCGGCGCTCTTTGCACTGGTGCGCGAGCGCTCGCCTGGGCTGATGCGCCAGATCCTGCGGGCGGGCGCGGATGAGTTGCTGTTTCTGCCGCTCGACCCAGGGGAAGCGATGCGCGCGCTGCTCAAGGTCAGCGAATCGCATCGGCGCGAGGAGCTCGAACACGGCGGTATCGTATGCTCGGTGGTGAGCACCGTGGGCGGGGTCGGGGTGACCAGCCTCGCGGCCAACCTCGCACTGGCGTTGCGTTATACGCTGAGCAAGCGGGTTGGCCTGGTTGATCTTGACTTGCAGTCGGGCAGCCTCGCGGTGGCGCTCAATCTGGAGCCCGAGCGCACGATCATGGCGCTCACCGAGCAGGATAAGAAACTTGATTCGATCCAGCTCGAGGCGGCGCTCACCAAGCACAGCTCGGGAATCTACCTGCTGGCGGCGCCCAAGCGGATCGAGGACAGCGAGCTGGTTTCCGACGTGACGCTGGGCGCGGCGCTGGACCTGATGAAGCGCCTGTTCGATTTCATCGTGGTGGACTGCGGCGGCTATATCAACGAGAACGTGGTGGCGGTATGGGAGCGCTCCGATCATCTGTTCTACGTGCTGGAACAGTCGATCGCAGCCGCGCGAAGCTGCTGGCGGTTTATTGAGTTGTTCGCCCGGCTGGGGCTCAGCGGGGTGCAGCCGCACTTCGTCCTCAGCCGTTATGTTCCCCATCACCCCATCAGCGAGGAGCAGATCACCAACACTTTGGGCCGCCCGATCTTCGCCAAGATCCCGCGCGACGAGAAGGCGCTGGAGCGCGTGCAGTTGCGCGCCCAGGACCTCTGGCAATGCGCGCCCAACTCGGCGCTGACTAAAGCCTACGAAGATCTCGCGCGGCGGCTGGCCGCCGGCGACGAGGCCTCGGCGGGGGATCGCGGACTGATGTCGCGTCTGCTCGGAAAATTTGGTGCCCGCTCCTGAAGGTCGTGTGATTTATGAAACTGGTCGAACGGATATCGCAGAAGGAAGGCGCGCCGCAGCAGCAGCAACAGCGCTCGCTTATCGGCGGGCAACCCAAGCGCGAGCGCAACGTGCTCGCCGACGGTTTCCAGCAGCTCAAGCTCGCCGTCCATAACCGGCTCTTCGAGATGCTCGACGTTTCGCGCCTGGAGAGCCTCGAGGCCAACATGGCCTCGGCCAAGGTCACCACCGCAATAAGCGAGATTCTCGACGAAGAAGGCCGTCTGCTCACCGACGCCGACCGCGCACGGCTTATCGAGGAAATCAAGAACGAGCTGCTCGGCCTCGGTCCACTCGAGCCGCTGCTGTGGGATGACGAGATCACCGACATCCTAGTCAACGGCCCCTCGCAGGTCTACGTCGAGCGCGGCGGCAAGCTCTACCTGACCGACGTAAGCTTTCAGGACGACCAGCATCTGATGCTGATCATCGACCGCATCGTCTCGCAGGTCGGGCGCCGCGTTGACGAGGCCTCGCCGATGGTCGATGCCCGGTTGCCGGACGGCTCGCGCGTCAACGCCATCATTCCACCGCTCGCGCTCGACGGGCCGTCGCTCTCGATCCGCCGTTTCGGCAAGCGCCGCTACTCGGTGGACGACCTCGTGGCCAAAG comes from the Candidatus Binataceae bacterium genome and includes:
- the cpaB gene encoding Flp pilus assembly protein CpaB, producing MRRSLLFMMLAGVAALVAALVVYSALKRREREVQEAMAQSVNVVVAAHDLHIGTKLDPAAVKLTRWSRDSVPPGAFTDVSAVIGKFTKTPFVENEPIVGNRLFTGVKTAGVMPLLIPPGMRAMSVPVDEVSDIAGFVLPGAHVDVLVALQDPATNNQPFSKIVLQNVETLAVAQEIEQGKDEPKVVKVVTLLVTPEEAERLALASREGNLRLALRNYEDTKVVMTNGANVPALLRGTNAPPLIAQQAPAVSRVAAPRHARPKAVKIEILRDGNKSESISFVHGRSARNASSLNNTTVGSAAAEFETAGIEAATPAVESRPAAAVAATGARPSAGAPRGRAASPSDSVGFASSAPGAIPFASEPNSKTIDVP
- a CDS encoding pilus assembly protein N-terminal domain-containing protein, which translates into the protein MVKAIKESARAARASYGTAFPRRLLVAAAAVAALMVAGRPAVAASHRKVSVALNAGESYTIDNIAKDSTPGVKVLDNPHAMVVNSDAPGKMVLLGAEPGAWNIDVTLADGDKVTYAVDVKALAKPAAAAAHADSAPTAGEGSSRPETATAAPIAKPGDVGSGSVAGTHAAMAASAAAKTSPTGADSASGSTASASGAPTDSSAAAAPSSTVEPVKVASAAPVAPMASDASADSRTPGTAPKPAAGATALAAASAPSADPSAAGTSAPAARAEAGATMAPSQTVAAVQAPIEKFSTNPPAVIPPPLPPSGEKHFLPDEGIDMMVGTSEVVDFPTRIRRVSVADSKVADIQVINPYELNLVGHQPGFTTLAVWDTQGRYVERQIRVDASGKQQVLLNVIVAEINRSNTEAFGINFSFALPRWNVSFVNMVGGVATPYTATSPLTANALISSNPPVTVSSSANGTLPAEGTIIPLLLSQNLTYGLAASNDNINTQSFFQFLETHQLARILAEPHLLANSGEKAEFLSGGEIPIVIAQALNTSIVFKQFGTSVAFVPTVVGQDDIELKVKPEVSEPDFAHGVQLFGFSIPAFITRRAETMVRLKNNQTLIIAGLLLNEKREQVNKVPYLGDIPLVRGLFRNTAYSNTNTDLVMTVTPQLVAPVPANGQVVLPTDRGPLTDSEVQTRRVYPPSAARPRF
- a CDS encoding AAA family ATPase, yielding MAVLGRKTEGRKGALRVLLIGEDEERRAEVTSALEALGGDPPLEIYAASPAAGSESSNGTAPADVTMVVFNGNEEASLNYLQKEAERSPRPALFALVRERSPGLMRQILRAGADELLFLPLDPGEAMRALLKVSESHRREELEHGGIVCSVVSTVGGVGVTSLAANLALALRYTLSKRVGLVDLDLQSGSLAVALNLEPERTIMALTEQDKKLDSIQLEAALTKHSSGIYLLAAPKRIEDSELVSDVTLGAALDLMKRLFDFIVVDCGGYINENVVAVWERSDHLFYVLEQSIAAARSCWRFIELFARLGLSGVQPHFVLSRYVPHHPISEEQITNTLGRPIFAKIPRDEKALERVQLRAQDLWQCAPNSALTKAYEDLARRLAAGDEASAGDRGLMSRLLGKFGARS